A portion of the Ricinus communis isolate WT05 ecotype wild-type chromosome 10, ASM1957865v1, whole genome shotgun sequence genome contains these proteins:
- the LOC125368698 gene encoding VAN3-binding protein-like — MKWRRGEKKKEEVRLLTAKIHAALSVAQLAAAIAGFAATSMEISKDIHNEDLKTSNVVAYATALLASACAEAAESVGATRAHVASAVNSGLATQSPADMITLTASAATSLRGSETLKSRATSANKEPVKLAAKLLIRNPSGQKVLRSVSIYLGRRQLMLRLEKKYLGVITTSKEYTILQMIKEKKAQGYYILGVKCDGGYMKLLFEDREQSLVWMSNISSFLEIYNSCNVH, encoded by the exons ATGAAATGGCGAAGAggagagaagaagaaggaggaagTACGACTTCTCACAGCCAAAATACATGCTGCCCTGTCTGTGGCACAACTGGCAGCAGCAATAGCTGGCTTTGCAGCCACCAGTATGGAAATATCCAAGGATATACATAATGAAGACTTGAAAACCAGCAATGTAGTTGCTTATGCCACAGCATTGCTAGCCAGTGCATGTGCTGAAGCTGCAGAATCAGTAGGTGCAACCAGAGCCCATGTTGCCTCTGCTGTCAATTCTGGTCTGGCTACTCAAAGTCCTGCTGATATGATTACTCTCACTGCGTCCGCTGCAACAA GTTTAAGGGGATCTGAAACCCTTAAATCAAGAGCAACGTCAGCAAACAAAGAGCCAGTAAAACTAGCAGCAAAATTGTTAATCAGAAACCCTTCTG GACAAAAAGTACTAAGGTCGGTATCCATCTATTTGGGGCGTAGACAACTGATGTTGAGACTTGAAAAGAAGTATTTAGGAGTCATAACCACCTCCAAGGAAT ATACCATTCTgcaaatgataaaagaaaagaaagctcAAGGGTACTATATCCTTGGCGTAAAATGTGATGGTGGATATATGAAGCTATTGTTTGAAGACAGAGAGCAGTCACTTGTGTGGATGTCAAACATTTCTAGTTTCTTAGAGATATACAATTCTTGTAATGTCCATTGA